GAAAATCTGATCCTTGTTCATGGTGAAAAGGATGCTGCCAGCGCGTTAATAGATAAACTTGCGGAATATCCCGAACTGCCTGTGCCGGTTTTTGCCGATAAAGCCCAGACATTTGAGTTGTAGAATATGCCGACCTTTCAATGTTGACAAACAGGATAGATCAATCTTCCTTGAGTTGTTGACGTGGCTAATTTAGCATACCTTTTTGATGCAATTCATATCTGAACCTTACTTAAGGGCTTAGTCATTATTCTCACCCGATTCTTGGGTTCAGAGGACGTGTAGGCATGGATACTTACACAAATATTAGCAACTTCTCATCTATAGTTTTGTTTGAAAAAACCGTATCACAAAACAAGTAAAAGGTTGACTCTCGGTTCTTCCAGACCTAAAGTTTAGTGTTGAAGAACTAATATTGTGACGGGATAACCGCGAAGCAAATAGCTAGTTGTAAGATAACTAATCATCATCTTGGCAGTCCCCATCACATGAACAGTCGCTATCGTAACAGTCTCCATCACATATACACTCATCTATACACTCATCTTCTTCACAAATACAATCTTTGACTGAGGCAATAAATTCGATGTTTGGGGTCGTGCATTCATTAATATTTTTTACAAGTCCAAACAGCACTTCCATAATTCACCTCCTAACCTATAACGCAAGTATTATTCTCCTAGTTTTTATGCAAACAAACTTCGAGGTTTTTGGGCTATTATTCTTAATACATAACACCATCACTGAGAAGAGAAAAAATGCCTCTATAAAGAGTAAGCCATAAGAACCATCTTGCTAATATACAATGAGATTCATTAGGTTTACCGTCGAAAGACACTCTGGTATTGTGACAACCACCTCTACAATAGTACTTAGCAAAACAATCATTACATTCTTCAAAGTTGTCTGGTATTAATTTCCTCAACTCAATCACTCTCTTTACGTCAATATAAACCTCGTTGTTCTGAATCTTACCTATAAAAAATGTGTTGGATGTAACATCATCCACCTGTGTTGTTCTCGAACATGAGGAGATATCGCCTGTTGGGGTTACTAAGAACATCGACCCATTTCCAGCACAAAAATTTTCACCTGGAGTATCAACTCTAAGAGACGAAGTTACAACATTGACTCCTAATCGTCTGCCTAAGTTCTCAGCTCGTAAGAAAGTTTTAGCAAATTGGTACGGAGTGATACCAAGTTGTTCGTCACATTCTTGTCCTCTACCAACAGCGGTAAAAGGTTCTAACTTTAATCCACATTTAAAATCTGAAGCAATTCTTACTAGGTCTTCAACATATTCTGAACTAACGCTTGTTACTGTGGCTCGGATACCAAAGTTTATTTGTCGATCATATAACAGCCTCAAACCACTGTAGCACAGATCGAACGAACTCAAAGTATTGCGAGTAGGCCTTTGGTAATCTTGAACAATTTGTGGACCGTCTAAAGACACAGTTAATCGAAATTTGTGGTGAGCCAACCAATCAGCGCGTTTTGGAGTAATTAGAGTAGCATTTGTAACTGCACTAAACCTAACCATCGTCTTATATTTATCTGCAGCATATTCGGTTAACTTTTTCATTAATGGCCAAACGACCATTGCTTCA
The Candidatus Woesearchaeota archaeon DNA segment above includes these coding regions:
- a CDS encoding MBL fold metallo-hydrolase, with protein sequence IFGEEYFRKAEVVTIGGLSAHAGQKLLIDYALSSKDTLENLILVHGEKDAASALIDKLAEYPELPVPVFADKAQTFEL
- a CDS encoding radical SAM protein: MTSQALCVDYEKVSDDLWLLSRNNMTIAFSPLSRLAFEVYPQGIDAIHSHFRGNLNPLIEKFLSENGFYIKFKIEHKSENEQFSPKGVVLSLTSGCNLNCIYCYADAGTKNVTMKEGIGRMAIDYAMKNSQELLRSKSRVFFHGGGEAMVVWPLMKKLTEYAADKYKTMVRFSAVTNATLITPKRADWLAHHKFRLTVSLDGPQIVQDYQRPTRNTLSSFDLCYSGLRLLYDRQINFGIRATVTSVSSEYVEDLVRIASDFKCGLKLEPFTAVGRGQECDEQLGITPYQFAKTFLRAENLGRRLGVNVVTSSLRVDTPGENFCAGNGSMFLVTPTGDISSCSRTTQVDDVTSNTFFIGKIQNNEVYIDVKRVIELRKLIPDNFEECNDCFAKYYCRGGCHNTRVSFDGKPNESHCILARWFLWLTLYRGIFSLLSDGVMY